The Acidobacteriota bacterium genome includes a region encoding these proteins:
- a CDS encoding GAF domain-containing protein: protein MRHRNSSLLGRNWKVLCANWVLTAVCWLFLTVGGQGQVYRFKTYTSSAGLPSNAIYHLYQDQKGYLWFSTGSGACRYDGVNYVVKSVEHGLADPSIRSVFEDHQGRRWVATQGGVNCIAGDTTRTFRAESGLGSNETYAGLCARDGTVWIATATGISRFDGQRFLSYGAGKLPPGRVWTLLEDRAGVLWIGIRGGGFVRAERFVDRAYPDDLTFTAWGREQGLPDANVFDFAEDPNQGMWIATSGGLCFFDGLKIKIYSTEHGLSSPLVSSVIVDRHGRVWCGTFGGGLSRLENDRFINFNDINGLPSNYLTTLLEDTEGNLWCGTLLNGVFRFSSELFASYNTSGLTRGMVTGVGEASDGTLWVASMTTGLSSLGPSGEMRRYTSKDGILEENNLWCLLVDHRNRVWVGGYQGVSCFDGQRFVQFPREKMGAQDRITAIAEDRQGHIWFGSATSTSNGVVRYDGQTFQRFTDQDGLSSNQVSGIRLDQKGDVWFCTENGLTRYDGQRFQTFTQKDGLPSRRVRTLYQDQDGTYWVGTTDGLCRFDGTRVTQIFKEKEGLPGSLIRTIQRFDKNLWIGTQRGIAEFDGQHVVRVYSVRDGLVNDEIVNNACLQRRDGSVWFGTTEGVVRYRVAREIARPMPPKVHLTGIRVTGAGAPNLVAPGEEQSPPLPTLDYDQNSLTFEFLGLTFLDETAVRYTYRLEPFDQEWSAPGSERTARFTNLPPGRYRFAIKACSVQETWSDPQYFEITIRPPFWQTWWFRALSAIVFIALVSALYTWRIHTLNQRQQQKLEHLRQLQEQRMMVMRQLLESIQVINSQLETTAVLQNIAEESARLVDGKPGGIGLVQDDRVVFKRQWVNGSWQAGDVSFQFGEGTPGKVARSAKAIIVNNPDDEPVSFVPEQARKSASDGWMDVPILTRTGEVAAVLDIRHRPGRPPFTNEDINLIESLASQAAVAIENASLYGELEEKNLMIAESFRELERLYQQEQEVSRTLQELNQMKTNFIVVTSHEMRTPLTVIRGYNEALLGEFFGELNPMQHKSLSVTQRMIDRMVNSFNDILEMLKINEGQFTLKREPANIKDLVQAVLEELQPFVEKRKQTLTIVGPDVMATVDREKFGLVLLNVVQNAIKFTQDTGTIQISLEREGESAHIRVTDSGIGIDASELERIFDKFYTTPDPSTHSSGRYEFSARGTGLGLAIAKSYVDAHGGQIWAESKGKGEGSTLHVVIPSAPVNVASSTGAQPQIVGSVPPA, encoded by the coding sequence ATGCGCCACCGTAATTCGTCGCTGTTGGGACGAAATTGGAAAGTTCTGTGCGCAAATTGGGTATTGACAGCCGTTTGCTGGCTGTTTCTGACAGTTGGCGGGCAGGGGCAGGTGTATCGGTTTAAAACCTACACTTCCAGTGCCGGTCTGCCCAGTAATGCCATTTATCACCTGTATCAGGATCAGAAAGGATATCTCTGGTTTTCAACCGGGAGTGGTGCCTGTCGGTACGATGGGGTGAACTACGTGGTGAAAAGTGTTGAGCATGGACTGGCTGACCCAAGCATTCGGTCGGTTTTTGAGGACCATCAGGGGCGTCGGTGGGTTGCAACCCAGGGCGGGGTGAATTGCATTGCCGGGGATACCACCCGGACGTTTCGTGCGGAGTCTGGCCTTGGCAGCAATGAAACCTACGCCGGGCTCTGTGCACGTGACGGAACCGTCTGGATTGCCACCGCCACGGGCATCAGTCGGTTTGACGGTCAGCGCTTTCTTTCCTATGGGGCTGGGAAGCTGCCACCAGGCCGGGTATGGACACTGCTCGAAGACCGTGCCGGAGTCCTCTGGATCGGCATTCGCGGCGGTGGGTTTGTCAGAGCTGAACGTTTTGTGGACCGTGCGTATCCAGATGATTTGACCTTTACTGCCTGGGGTCGTGAACAGGGCTTGCCAGATGCCAATGTCTTTGATTTTGCCGAAGACCCCAATCAAGGAATGTGGATTGCAACCAGTGGCGGGTTGTGTTTTTTTGATGGATTGAAGATCAAGATATATTCAACTGAACACGGACTTTCGAGCCCATTGGTCAGTAGCGTGATTGTTGACCGCCACGGACGCGTCTGGTGCGGGACATTTGGCGGTGGATTGTCGCGGCTGGAAAATGACCGGTTTATCAACTTTAATGATATCAATGGGTTGCCAAGCAATTACCTGACGACACTCCTGGAAGACACAGAAGGAAATCTCTGGTGCGGAACACTGCTCAACGGGGTTTTTCGGTTCAGTAGCGAGTTATTTGCCAGCTATAACACCTCTGGTTTGACCCGTGGCATGGTGACCGGGGTTGGCGAAGCCTCGGATGGAACGTTGTGGGTTGCCTCAATGACCACCGGGCTGTCATCGCTCGGTCCATCTGGGGAAATGCGCCGCTATACAAGCAAAGATGGCATTTTGGAAGAAAACAACTTGTGGTGTCTTCTGGTTGACCATCGAAATCGAGTGTGGGTTGGCGGATACCAGGGAGTTTCCTGTTTTGACGGCCAGCGGTTTGTCCAGTTTCCGCGCGAAAAGATGGGGGCTCAAGATCGAATTACCGCGATTGCCGAAGATCGCCAGGGTCATATCTGGTTTGGTTCAGCCACCAGCACCAGCAATGGCGTGGTGCGCTATGACGGGCAAACCTTTCAACGATTTACTGACCAGGATGGACTCAGCAGCAATCAGGTCTCGGGGATTCGGCTTGATCAGAAAGGAGATGTCTGGTTTTGTACCGAAAATGGATTGACCCGCTATGACGGACAGCGGTTTCAGACGTTTACCCAAAAAGATGGGCTTCCTTCACGCCGTGTCAGGACCCTCTACCAGGATCAAGACGGTACATACTGGGTTGGGACCACCGATGGTCTATGCCGGTTCGACGGGACGCGGGTGACTCAGATCTTCAAGGAAAAAGAAGGCTTACCGGGGAGTCTGATTCGGACCATCCAGCGTTTTGACAAAAACCTGTGGATTGGAACCCAGCGGGGCATTGCCGAATTTGATGGACAGCACGTGGTACGGGTGTACTCGGTTCGGGATGGGTTGGTCAATGATGAAATTGTCAATAATGCCTGTCTCCAGCGACGGGATGGCAGTGTCTGGTTTGGCACGACCGAAGGCGTCGTTCGATATCGAGTTGCGCGGGAAATTGCGCGCCCGATGCCTCCCAAAGTTCACCTGACCGGGATTCGCGTGACGGGCGCGGGTGCCCCCAATCTGGTGGCGCCAGGTGAAGAACAATCACCACCACTCCCAACTCTTGATTATGACCAGAATAGTCTGACGTTTGAATTTCTGGGCCTGACCTTTCTTGATGAAACGGCGGTTCGGTACACGTATCGGCTTGAACCATTTGACCAGGAGTGGTCGGCGCCAGGTTCAGAGCGCACCGCCCGGTTTACCAATCTGCCGCCTGGCCGCTATCGCTTTGCGATTAAAGCCTGTTCGGTCCAGGAAACCTGGAGCGACCCACAGTATTTCGAAATCACCATTCGCCCTCCTTTCTGGCAAACCTGGTGGTTTCGTGCCCTGAGTGCGATTGTGTTCATCGCCCTGGTTTCGGCGCTCTATACCTGGCGAATTCATACCCTCAATCAGCGGCAACAACAGAAACTTGAGCATTTGCGGCAATTGCAGGAACAGCGAATGATGGTCATGCGGCAATTGCTCGAAAGCATCCAGGTGATCAATTCACAACTGGAAACCACGGCTGTACTGCAAAATATCGCTGAAGAAAGCGCGCGGCTGGTGGATGGCAAACCCGGCGGCATTGGACTGGTTCAGGATGATCGGGTGGTGTTTAAACGGCAGTGGGTCAATGGAAGCTGGCAGGCGGGTGATGTTTCCTTCCAATTTGGGGAAGGAACTCCGGGAAAAGTCGCCAGGTCAGCCAAAGCAATTATTGTTAACAACCCGGATGATGAGCCTGTCAGTTTTGTTCCTGAGCAAGCCCGAAAAAGCGCATCTGACGGATGGATGGATGTGCCGATTCTGACCCGAACCGGTGAAGTCGCGGCGGTTCTGGATATTCGTCACCGACCAGGGCGACCTCCGTTTACCAACGAAGACATCAACCTGATTGAATCGCTGGCGAGTCAGGCCGCCGTGGCGATTGAAAATGCCAGTTTGTATGGCGAACTGGAAGAAAAGAATTTGATGATTGCCGAATCGTTTCGCGAATTGGAACGCCTCTATCAACAGGAGCAGGAAGTTTCGCGCACGCTACAGGAACTCAACCAGATGAAGACCAACTTCATCGTGGTTACTTCGCACGAAATGCGGACACCATTGACGGTCATTCGCGGCTATAACGAAGCGCTCCTGGGTGAATTTTTTGGTGAATTAAATCCGATGCAGCACAAATCGCTTTCGGTCACCCAGCGGATGATTGACCGGATGGTCAATAGTTTCAATGACATCCTGGAAATGCTCAAGATCAACGAAGGCCAGTTTACGCTCAAGCGAGAGCCCGCCAATATCAAGGACCTGGTTCAGGCGGTTTTGGAAGAACTCCAGCCCTTTGTTGAAAAACGAAAGCAAACACTGACAATTGTCGGGCCGGATGTAATGGCGACGGTTGATCGGGAAAAATTTGGCCTGGTTTTACTCAATGTGGTGCAAAACGCCATCAAATTCACCCAGGACACCGGCACGATTCAAATTTCGCTGGAGCGTGAAGGGGAGTCAGCCCACATTCGGGTGACTGATTCCGGGATCGGGATTGACGCCAGCGAGTTAGAGCGCATCTTCGACAAGTTTTACACGACGCCGGATCCTTCGACGCATAGTTCCGGGCGGTATGAGTTTTCAGCTCGCGGCACGGGGCTCGGGCTGGCAATTGCCAAAAGTTATGTTGACGCCCACGGCGGTCAGATTTGGGCCGAATCCAAAGGAAAAGGTGAAGGCAGTACCTTGCACGTGGTGATTCCATCGGCGCCGGTCAATGTGGCATCGAGTACTGGTGCACAGCCTCAAATCGTTGGTTCAGTGCCGCCCGCATAA
- a CDS encoding GAF domain-containing sensor histidine kinase, producing MRHCDSSQIRRGELLYAKRVLVVMMWLLTTVAGIHAIGTRAPNPVTTRNRRATLLPTLDALKATFFDQAKGFTTLYYQVAVKTRTVPEPWGEPPSFEITIRPHFWHNWWFQLLTGLLILSTVYALYTWRIQALDARQQQKLRHLKQLQNQRLITMRQLLGSIQVINSQLDITAVLQNIAEESARLVDGKPGGIGLVQGNRVVFQRQWLNDGWQPGNVSFEFGEGTPGKVAKSATAIIVNNPEDEPISFAPEQARKSAPQGWMDVPILTRSGEVTAVLNIRHRPGRPPFTGEDISLIELLAGQAAVAIENASLYGEVEEKNLMIAESFRELERLYQQEQEVSRALKELNQMKTNFIVVTSHEMRTPLTVIRGYTEALLSEFFGELNPVQHHSLSVTQRTVDRMIDNFNNILEMLKINEGKFTLCPEPTSLKELIQEVQEELGPFVEKRKQTVTVLGADFVASVDRQKFGLVLLNVVQNAIKFTPDYGTIQISLECEEKSIHVQIRDTGIGIEANELDRIFDRFYTTSDPSTHRSGYYEFSTRGSGLGLAIAKSYVIAHGGRIWASSDGKDKGCTLHLVIPTEPKLNPIPAGANQCRAEDA from the coding sequence ATGCGCCATTGCGATTCGTCGCAAATTCGACGTGGAGAACTGCTGTATGCCAAAAGGGTACTGGTGGTGATGATGTGGCTGCTGACAACCGTGGCTGGCATTCACGCAATCGGAACTCGTGCCCCTAATCCGGTGACCACGCGTAACCGACGAGCGACATTGTTACCGACACTTGATGCGCTCAAAGCTACCTTTTTCGATCAGGCCAAGGGCTTTACCACCCTGTACTATCAGGTTGCGGTCAAAACCCGTACGGTGCCAGAACCCTGGGGGGAACCTCCATCCTTTGAAATCACCATTCGACCACACTTCTGGCACAACTGGTGGTTTCAGCTACTGACTGGACTTCTGATTCTTTCCACGGTGTATGCCCTGTACACCTGGCGCATCCAGGCCCTGGATGCACGGCAACAACAAAAACTGAGGCATCTCAAGCAGTTACAGAACCAGCGCCTGATTACGATGCGGCAGTTACTGGGGAGCATTCAGGTGATCAATTCACAACTGGACATCACGGCTGTTTTGCAAAACATCGCCGAAGAAAGTGCCCGGCTGGTGGACGGCAAGCCAGGCGGCATTGGGCTGGTTCAAGGAAATCGGGTGGTTTTTCAACGCCAGTGGCTCAATGACGGATGGCAACCTGGCAACGTTTCTTTCGAGTTTGGGGAGGGAACGCCGGGGAAAGTCGCCAAATCCGCCACCGCGATAATTGTCAACAACCCGGAGGATGAGCCCATTAGTTTTGCTCCGGAACAGGCTCGAAAAAGCGCACCCCAGGGATGGATGGATGTGCCAATCCTGACCCGGTCAGGTGAAGTAACCGCAGTGCTGAATATCCGTCATCGCCCTGGGCGACCTCCCTTTACCGGTGAAGACATCAGCCTGATCGAGTTACTGGCTGGTCAGGCGGCGGTGGCGATTGAAAACGCCAGTTTATATGGTGAGGTGGAAGAAAAGAATTTGATGATTGCCGAATCGTTCCGCGAATTGGAGCGGCTCTATCAACAGGAACAGGAGGTCTCGCGTGCGCTGAAGGAACTCAACCAGATGAAGACCAACTTCATCGTGGTCACCTCACACGAAATGCGGACGCCGCTGACCGTGATTCGCGGTTACACGGAGGCATTGTTGAGTGAATTTTTCGGCGAATTAAACCCGGTTCAACACCACTCGCTTTCAGTGACCCAACGCACGGTTGACCGGATGATTGATAACTTTAATAACATCCTGGAGATGCTCAAGATCAATGAGGGGAAGTTCACACTCTGCCCAGAACCAACGTCTCTGAAAGAGTTGATCCAGGAAGTCCAGGAAGAACTGGGTCCCTTTGTCGAGAAACGGAAACAAACGGTGACAGTCCTTGGAGCTGATTTTGTGGCCAGTGTGGATCGTCAGAAATTTGGCCTGGTGTTGCTCAATGTGGTGCAGAATGCCATCAAGTTCACGCCGGACTACGGCACCATTCAAATTTCTTTGGAGTGTGAGGAAAAATCAATTCACGTTCAGATTAGAGATACCGGGATTGGCATTGAAGCGAATGAATTAGATCGGATTTTCGACCGGTTTTACACCACCTCTGATCCTTCCACACACCGTTCTGGATACTATGAATTTTCAACTCGCGGATCGGGATTGGGCCTCGCGATTGCCAAAAGCTACGTTATCGCGCACGGTGGGCGAATTTGGGCCAGTTCTGACGGCAAAGATAAAGGATGCACCCTCCATCTGGTTATCCCGACCGAACCCAAATTGAACCCAATCCCCGCAGGAGCCAATCAGTGCCGGGCGGAAGATGCCTGA
- a CDS encoding VCBS repeat-containing protein — protein MKKRNNFIALSVFIALLAVAAGSRFSVTANSTATQPVWQKSRQVAVSLPQYAALDLEAASDIATVAAQPSAVKYADVDGDGVWDLISLKDGSLQLRRGQGVAEFGLPELLETGSAATALAVADVNGDGYSELLALSASNATVTVWGQVDQSQTVRGEANLSPLSILAIQPVLPDATGLAVADVNQDEIQDVVVSAAQGIVLCSGTRDGLAAGQHSAAPAGATVQFLAASPASAKVWTVDTASQQLLTWEWQGGQMVVTSTFPMNVSVSALTVADLNLDHHLDVLAATSDGALAVLMGINQGGFGGIQLFPAVAGSTHLEVAQMNVDGTLDVVMNDSTGQLVVLAGTGDGGFGQPQGLPASGATAWETGRMNLDAMADVISLESGATRTFVTQQTARTVTTTQDNGDNESPTAGSLRAALLAAQAGDSIVFAIPGAQVTGNIFIIKPPASAPLPPLDKNGITINGDSQAATSNTNPNGPEIFIDASNAGVATGLRIISAGNNVVHNLGIVGASSVGIEISGAGATNNRIESCYIGTNADATDDNPNDLGIAIRSTAAVNTIGGSTAAVRNIISGNNDGGILIEGIGTTNNIIRNNLIGLNRTATAAVGNGGNGITIRTGASNNVIGGTGISDGNLIGGNTGANSTGITLDGSISNTIQGNLIGTNASRADLGNGGDGIRIINDSSLNLVGGTADNAANGIAFNGGNGVTIGINLQDTGTVRNSLRRNSIYANDKLGIDLANNGATNATGSGPNALQPRPKINSVTVNGSNIVIVGKLDGTTPNTAIVELFANIAASTQPASQPTQLYLDSVTPETDGDFSKTVPAPSGSFTITGTSTDAQGNTSEFGDAATVTALPDLIVQTPNVTPTSVVAGGTVTVTFTVRNQGSAPTSVTSTATIVLSNDNTVDAEDQVLATVSTQPLAAAGSVNLTANNVTIPASATPGARFIGIRADSGNAITESNENNNTATDNLTIAAPQPDLVVGALTLSASATPPGGSLTVNVTVSNAGSGNAGASITRIVLSTDAVIGTGDTVLMSINTGSIAGGSALPLTANVTIAANVPPGNYFIGALVDATNAVDESAEDNNTATQAFSVSGLPDLVVTSLEVSPTQVIPGNNVTLTFIIRNQGGTTADGATHDVVLSNDEVIRNGEDVFLISRPTGSLTPGATATITVTIPIPTNATVGNKFIGVIADATNTVTEAVETNNTRSTAIVVVDTIVPVVKIISPNGGEAIASGRPFERPIEWTATDNDRITAQELRLSTDGGVSYSTLIMTGIPADSRSLIWNVPGGLNTTSARVQIIVTDASGNIARANSDANFLIAPPPVIQPGVKLGRTGKIVFVAANSNIQAGAKLRITVGSVTETFDITNNTVNGKILVKASARSTPGNRTPKEFLPSGTTSTWVVVNPNGVTSAPFQFIVP, from the coding sequence ATGAAGAAAAGGAACAATTTTATTGCGTTATCGGTGTTTATAGCGCTACTTGCTGTCGCCGCAGGTAGTCGTTTTTCTGTAACCGCCAACTCTACGGCAACCCAACCTGTCTGGCAGAAATCACGTCAGGTTGCTGTTTCGCTCCCCCAATATGCTGCACTTGATCTGGAAGCTGCTTCAGACATTGCCACCGTCGCAGCCCAACCTTCCGCCGTGAAGTATGCCGACGTTGACGGGGATGGAGTGTGGGATTTGATCTCATTGAAAGATGGAAGCTTACAGCTTCGACGTGGTCAGGGAGTCGCCGAGTTTGGTCTTCCTGAACTGCTGGAAACGGGTTCTGCTGCCACCGCGCTGGCGGTTGCAGATGTCAATGGTGACGGGTATTCGGAACTGCTGGCCCTCAGCGCCAGCAATGCCACAGTCACCGTCTGGGGGCAGGTTGACCAGAGTCAGACTGTCCGTGGTGAAGCCAATCTGTCACCGCTTTCCATCCTGGCCATCCAGCCGGTTTTACCTGATGCCACCGGTCTGGCCGTGGCCGATGTCAACCAGGATGAGATCCAGGATGTGGTTGTCAGTGCTGCCCAGGGAATTGTCCTGTGCTCAGGCACACGTGACGGACTGGCTGCCGGACAACATAGTGCCGCGCCTGCCGGTGCCACAGTGCAATTTCTTGCGGCGTCACCCGCATCGGCAAAGGTCTGGACGGTTGACACGGCTTCCCAGCAATTATTGACCTGGGAATGGCAGGGCGGCCAGATGGTCGTTACCTCGACGTTTCCAATGAATGTTTCAGTCTCAGCCCTCACTGTGGCTGATCTGAACCTGGATCATCATCTGGATGTGCTGGCTGCCACCTCTGATGGCGCCCTGGCTGTCCTGATGGGCATCAACCAGGGTGGCTTTGGCGGCATTCAGTTATTTCCAGCCGTGGCCGGAAGTACTCACCTCGAAGTTGCTCAGATGAATGTTGATGGGACACTTGATGTGGTGATGAATGACAGCACCGGGCAACTGGTCGTGCTCGCTGGTACAGGTGACGGCGGGTTTGGTCAACCACAAGGGTTGCCAGCCAGCGGTGCCACTGCCTGGGAAACCGGTCGAATGAATCTGGATGCAATGGCCGATGTGATCAGCCTTGAGTCGGGCGCCACTCGAACCTTTGTGACCCAGCAAACCGCCCGCACCGTGACCACAACCCAGGATAACGGCGACAATGAATCCCCCACGGCTGGTTCGCTTCGCGCCGCGTTGCTGGCTGCCCAGGCGGGTGATTCAATTGTGTTTGCGATTCCTGGCGCTCAGGTGACCGGCAATATTTTCATTATCAAACCGCCCGCCAGTGCGCCGCTTCCGCCACTTGATAAAAATGGCATTACCATCAATGGCGACTCACAAGCGGCTACATCAAACACCAATCCAAACGGCCCAGAAATTTTTATTGATGCCAGCAATGCCGGCGTGGCAACCGGGCTCCGGATTATTTCAGCCGGAAACAACGTGGTCCACAATCTGGGCATTGTTGGGGCATCATCAGTTGGGATTGAAATTAGTGGCGCTGGGGCCACCAACAACCGGATCGAGTCCTGCTATATCGGCACCAATGCCGATGCGACTGACGACAACCCGAACGATCTGGGGATTGCGATCCGGAGCACGGCGGCTGTCAATACCATCGGTGGAAGCACGGCGGCTGTCCGAAACATCATTTCCGGAAACAATGACGGCGGGATCCTGATCGAAGGGATCGGCACGACCAATAACATCATTCGCAACAACCTGATTGGACTGAATCGAACCGCGACTGCCGCCGTTGGAAATGGTGGCAACGGAATTACCATTCGCACCGGTGCTTCAAATAACGTCATCGGCGGAACTGGAATCTCGGATGGAAACCTGATCGGTGGCAATACTGGTGCCAACAGCACCGGTATCACGCTGGATGGATCAATCTCCAACACGATTCAGGGAAACTTGATTGGCACCAACGCCAGCCGGGCCGACCTGGGGAATGGCGGAGACGGTATCCGAATCATCAATGATTCGTCGCTCAACCTGGTTGGTGGAACGGCTGACAATGCCGCCAATGGCATTGCGTTTAATGGTGGTAATGGGGTGACGATTGGGATCAACCTGCAGGACACCGGCACCGTTCGCAATAGCCTTCGACGAAATTCAATTTATGCCAACGATAAACTGGGGATTGATTTGGCCAACAACGGAGCGACGAATGCCACCGGCAGCGGGCCCAATGCTCTCCAACCGCGTCCGAAGATCAACAGTGTCACTGTCAATGGCAGCAACATTGTGATTGTCGGAAAGCTGGATGGAACCACTCCAAACACGGCGATTGTTGAACTGTTTGCCAACATTGCCGCAAGCACCCAGCCAGCGAGCCAGCCAACCCAACTGTATCTGGATTCAGTGACGCCTGAAACCGACGGCGATTTCTCAAAGACGGTCCCGGCGCCATCTGGAAGCTTTACCATCACGGGCACCTCGACTGATGCCCAGGGGAATACTTCTGAATTTGGGGATGCGGCGACGGTCACGGCCCTGCCGGATCTGATTGTTCAAACTCCGAATGTCACGCCAACTTCAGTTGTGGCTGGGGGTACCGTCACCGTAACGTTCACGGTTCGCAACCAGGGGAGTGCGCCGACGTCGGTGACCAGCACTGCAACCATCGTGTTGTCCAATGACAACACGGTTGATGCCGAAGACCAGGTTCTGGCCACCGTTTCGACGCAACCGCTGGCAGCGGCAGGATCGGTCAATTTGACCGCCAATAATGTCACCATTCCGGCTTCGGCGACACCTGGGGCCAGATTCATCGGGATTCGGGCTGATTCTGGAAATGCAATTACCGAGTCGAATGAAAACAACAACACCGCCACCGATAACCTGACAATTGCGGCACCGCAACCCGATCTGGTGGTTGGGGCGCTGACCTTGTCGGCTTCAGCCACACCTCCGGGCGGTAGTCTGACGGTGAATGTGACGGTGAGCAATGCTGGTTCCGGCAATGCCGGAGCATCAATTACACGCATTGTCCTTTCAACAGATGCTGTCATTGGAACTGGCGACACCGTTTTGATGAGTATCAACACTGGTTCCATCGCTGGTGGATCGGCATTGCCGTTAACAGCCAATGTCACGATTGCCGCCAATGTCCCACCCGGAAATTACTTTATCGGGGCACTGGTGGATGCCACCAATGCGGTTGATGAATCGGCGGAAGACAACAACACGGCGACCCAGGCATTTTCAGTTTCTGGATTGCCAGACCTGGTTGTGACCAGCCTGGAAGTCTCACCGACCCAGGTCATTCCTGGCAACAACGTGACGCTCACGTTCATAATTCGCAATCAGGGCGGGACCACGGCTGACGGTGCAACCCACGATGTGGTGCTGTCAAATGACGAAGTCATCCGCAACGGCGAAGACGTCTTTCTCATCAGCCGACCAACCGGGTCGCTGACACCAGGTGCCACGGCAACCATTACTGTGACGATTCCAATTCCAACCAATGCCACAGTTGGGAACAAATTTATTGGTGTGATTGCCGACGCCACCAATACGGTGACTGAAGCGGTTGAAACCAATAACACGCGATCCACCGCGATTGTTGTGGTTGACACCATTGTGCCAGTTGTCAAAATCATATCGCCCAACGGTGGCGAAGCGATTGCCTCTGGTCGTCCATTTGAGCGACCAATCGAGTGGACTGCCACCGATAATGACCGCATTACCGCGCAGGAACTCCGGCTCTCAACCGACGGCGGAGTGAGCTACTCAACACTGATTATGACGGGCATCCCGGCTGATTCACGAAGCTTGATCTGGAATGTACCCGGTGGACTGAATACCACCAGCGCCAGGGTGCAGATTATTGTGACGGATGCTTCAGGAAACATTGCCCGCGCCAACAGCGACGCTAATTTCCTGATTGCTCCACCGCCAGTCATCCAGCCCGGCGTAAAACTTGGACGCACTGGAAAAATCGTTTTTGTGGCCGCCAATTCCAACATTCAAGCTGGGGCCAAACTCCGCATCACGGTTGGTTCGGTGACTGAAACATTTGATATTACCAACAACACCGTCAACGGGAAGATTTTGGTGAAAGCCAGTGCCCGCAGTACACCGGGCAACCGGACGCCAAAAGAATTTCTGCCAAGCGGTACCACGTCAACCTGGGTTGTGGTCAATCCGAACGGAGTCACCTCAGCCCCATTTCAGTTTATCGTTCCATAG
- a CDS encoding DUF3108 domain-containing protein: MKNRLKFLCILFFLVIPTLLAAPDLPLVVSAWQQVATTEAAIETVVHSKPKTTSGSKVDQVVVTHPFPFQVGESLTFEFKFSRFPIYGTIGQLNMNVVPLESLTDEVKKEDPAQIPASKSAAQETRFGLRALAESKGFIPALFGLKVRDTFTSIVDLTDFSSLYMRKDIDEGKKHKKQVSLFQREKPEVQFLETDLSVANAQPAVRTIEGVPWTTDLVSFWYMLRMQPFKEGQTIPMVLYDDGKIFNVDVVVGKSEKISVEAGKYTARKLTIKAHEAQFIRRKGEYLIWISEDKNRLPLKVRFRTSSGTLTAELVKKNIPSLK; this comes from the coding sequence ATGAAAAATCGGCTGAAGTTTTTGTGCATTCTTTTTTTCCTGGTTATACCAACCTTGCTGGCGGCGCCAGATCTTCCACTCGTCGTCTCAGCCTGGCAGCAAGTCGCCACAACTGAAGCGGCAATTGAAACGGTTGTTCACTCAAAACCAAAAACCACCAGTGGGTCCAAAGTTGACCAGGTAGTTGTCACCCATCCTTTTCCGTTTCAAGTTGGCGAAAGCCTGACCTTTGAATTTAAGTTTTCCCGATTTCCCATCTATGGCACCATCGGCCAGCTCAACATGAATGTGGTTCCACTCGAAAGCCTCACCGATGAAGTTAAAAAAGAAGACCCTGCCCAAATTCCAGCCAGCAAGTCCGCTGCGCAAGAAACGCGATTCGGATTGCGTGCCCTGGCCGAATCCAAAGGGTTTATTCCCGCGCTGTTTGGGCTCAAAGTGCGCGACACCTTTACTTCGATTGTGGATCTCACTGATTTTTCAAGTCTTTACATGCGAAAAGACATTGATGAGGGCAAGAAACACAAAAAACAGGTTTCCTTGTTTCAGCGTGAAAAACCCGAAGTTCAGTTTTTAGAAACTGATTTATCCGTGGCCAATGCCCAGCCGGCTGTCCGAACGATTGAAGGCGTTCCCTGGACCACTGATCTGGTGTCTTTCTGGTATATGTTGCGAATGCAGCCGTTCAAAGAAGGCCAGACAATTCCAATGGTCCTCTATGACGACGGTAAAATCTTTAATGTAGACGTTGTGGTTGGAAAAAGTGAAAAAATCTCGGTCGAAGCCGGAAAATACACTGCCCGCAAACTGACCATTAAAGCCCACGAAGCCCAGTTCATTCGCCGCAAAGGCGAGTATCTCATCTGGATTTCAGAAGATAAAAACCGGCTTCCACTCAAAGTTCGTTTCCGCACCAGCAGCGGTACGTTAACGGCGGAACTGGTCAAAAAGAACATTCCCAGCCTGAAGTGA